The region TAAAGATTTACACCCTAGAAGCCCTCGGCTCTGCTTTCACTGCCAGTCTCACATCAGAGAGTTGGAAGAACAACCAAGGAGCCTTCATGCATAGAATAGCAATCCCTCTTTCCAATCACAAGTCCTAGGGGCTTCCTGCATATAGACTCTGCTGCAGAACTGACAATATTACAGGCTGATAAATACaatcaggaaaaatattgaatgaaaataaatgtggaatgaaacatattttctgtCAGAATTTGATGCTAAAGGTATAAAATAAGGCTGGTAAAATACCAGAAATTGGATAAAATTCAGAACACATTGTATGTCATTGCcattacatatatattacatatacatatatattatatgtcATTACAGTTGAGCAGATATTTTCtagatttctgattttttgaaGGCTGTGTGGAGCCATTGGTAATTATGTAGTTTAGCTGTTTTGTATGGCATAACCTGTATAGATTTTCCCAGTTGTTCCTGCTGCAAGCCTGTACTTTTTGTACATGTTTCAAAGATGCCTCTAGAGCTAATTTAAGGACTTCAAGTGATGCAGAACCATTGGGTCCCTAGGCACATTTTTCCAGTGGTTACCTACCCTCAGGattaaatattcacatttctGGATGGAATTTGTTTGGCTTCAGCTTATGAACATTTATGGAAGACTTCCATCCCAAAGGGATTCAAGGCATTTCAAACATACTGAAATGCGTTTATACAGAAGACTAAATTCCACCTGTTCTTTAAATCCAGACACTTTGAATGGGGAACATCACCTTTTTCCCCAAATCCCAACAGTTGTGTCTAGCACTTGAGCTAAAAACTCAGAACACAGCCACAGTTGACACATCATAATTAAGATAGATTTAAGAAAGTAGAACATACTTAAGAAGCTGACAAATATCTCGCTGCTAAAGTAATACTTCTAAGCCTACAGAAAAGCACCCTGGATGCAGAAATGAGCTGTCTTGCCAGGAACTTACTAGTGCACCTTATCCAAAAGATAATACAACTCCAGCTGCTGGCTGAAGTTTAGCAACACATGACAACTTTAATCCCATGACATTTCTGGTACCCTCAGTGCATCCTGCAGTGAGGAGCCTTTCCTCAAAGGTTTCCCATCAAAAGACTGAGCCTATCTGTGGGGCAAGTTTTGAGCCCAAGATGCCATGTTTGGAGTGACAGCTTCACATCTGATATCCTAACTTTGGCCAGTAAAGAGGCATACTTAATGAAAATGCAATCCTGAATgatctttagaaaataatttttatgtttttttacaTGTCTGATGGCAGGGTTTAATAAGGTCAGCTCTCAGGCTTCGTTATGCAAGTGTTACTTTTACCTATGATTTCACGGCATGCAATTCATCTAACCAGGTTGTTATAAAATTGTCTTCATGGAAGTAGTATGAATTCCTGATATGGTTAATAATAATGCATGCCACTAGATCTCTGTCTCAGTACCTCACGAGGACATATATCTCTTGATTAAAGAGCAGGAGTTAggtgggaaaaagaaaaatgaatacagataaccaaaaaatgaatttgttttcttttttgctattatgttttttatttatacaaCTGATCCAGAAGAAGCCAGCACCTGGAGTGGAAGTTATTTTTAAGGTCTTTctaattataaaatacattatttttaaaggagatcACAAACAAAATCAAGCTATCACTCATAGCTCACTGAGGTGCTGAGGTTTGAATCCCTTCCCAAGAAGGCTGCTTCcactctcttttttcttcaccGTCCATTTGCTGAGTGTTCACCCTTGAAAACAGGTAGAAAAAATTTGTGACCAACATCATCAGTTCCCTTAAACACATAACCTGGTGGTTCTTTGAACGAAGCCAGGCATCTAGCAGTGCCCTTTGGTGTGTAACTGGTAGCATAGGTGGTTTTTGCTTCTAGGGGAGTCCAAGGCCTGGGGCCTGGCCAGCGAGGCTTGCAGCTCTTTGTGATGGAGAGTGGATGAGGTTTGTAGTGGGTCTGAAAGGTGGTTGAGTAGTCTATGGGCTCTGCTGGGCAAGCTAGCTCAGGAGTAGGAATGATAGGTTTCATCCGCTTGCACCGCCAGGGCTTATAGTCTTCCTTCATGGTAGAAGAGCTGGTAAATGGttcagtactttttttaaattggacCAAAGACCTACACATCCTGGCTGGCTGGCCATTTGGATGTATATAATGTAACTGAGTAGTGGTGTGGAGGTCCATTTTCTCCACAGGAGGAACATATACAGCAGGTTTTTTGGTGAATACTGGAGGCAGTGGCCAAGTTCGGTATTTCTCCTGAAACTCTGTTGTAGAGGAAAATGGAAGATCATGATGAATCTTTGCCTGGTACGGTTTTGCCAGTTTGGCTGGCTGACCAGCCAGCCCCTTGTAAGATATTCTGTGGGTAGTGAGGCCATCGAATGGGACCTCACTGGCTTTGTATTTCTCATGTTTATGAATGTAGGGTTTCTTTAGAGGATGTAGCACATAATCCACTTTATAATTTGTTACAGTCTCAAAGGGATCCTTGCTTTTCTGGGCCAAATTCACAGGTTTGTAGCTTTTAGTGGCAACTGGCCCCCTGTAGAGATAGTCATCCTGGACACTGGTTCTGTAGTCAAACTTCTCTTCTGATGGGTGATAGGTATCATCTGGTCTGATCATCTCTCTCTTTGGTTCATTCCATAGCACATAGTCACCTGAAACATAAGAGGAATCCTATCTGAGAGCTGAATCAAAGCATAGATTCTTTGGCGAGTTTAGGCATAAGCTATATTATATTTTGATTATTACACTTGCTCCTTAAATATTTGTTGGTGTTGCTATGGTTGCCAAATCCTGTTGATAACCTATTGAAAGAGAGgctatagaaaaaatattctgcgAGAGAGCGCTAATCCCAGGAAATCTTAGCATCTATACCAAAAAGACATCAAATGTCATGAAAAGTTCTGCACTCACTCCCTATCTACAGAGATGATGAAATGCAATGTGGGGAGATCAGttatacatttgaaaattagCAGAGAAGATTTTTGTAGGTAGCTATGACTGAGTAAAATTATCTGTCTGCTGTTCCACCCCTGAAGACAGAGCTGCAGGACTGCTCTTGCTCTTTGTACCTTCTCCATGATGATGGTCCGCTTTCTTGGCTGTAAAGATAGGTTGTTGCCTGCCACTGGATGAGTTCAGTGTTTTGCAGCTCATCTTGGTGACAGTAAGCTGTACTACATGACATTTCCTCTACTCTTGGCTTTGCTCTCTGCCATGCTCCTGCCATCAGCACAAGAAAGAACccagagaatatttttcatttttttaattattaataatattatgaCAGAGCCTGCTGACCAGGCTTGTGCTGATC is a window of Rhea pennata isolate bPtePen1 chromosome Z, bPtePen1.pri, whole genome shotgun sequence DNA encoding:
- the SAXO1 gene encoding stabilizer of axonemal microtubules 1 produces the protein MEKYPLYPSSHPRDSFKPKEEYRMPQTPMEGISTVKRDYIAHEVFPPKFKPPEKIVKSDESMDLTSTYRQDYNPYPVCQVPPCLPRENQHTYNDKMDTRTTYKGDYVLWNEPKREMIRPDDTYHPSEEKFDYRTSVQDDYLYRGPVATKSYKPVNLAQKSKDPFETVTNYKVDYVLHPLKKPYIHKHEKYKASEVPFDGLTTHRISYKGLAGQPAKLAKPYQAKIHHDLPFSSTTEFQEKYRTWPLPPVFTKKPAVYVPPVEKMDLHTTTQLHYIHPNGQPARMCRSLVQFKKSTEPFTSSSTMKEDYKPWRCKRMKPIIPTPELACPAEPIDYSTTFQTHYKPHPLSITKSCKPRWPGPRPWTPLEAKTTYATSYTPKGTARCLASFKEPPGYVFKGTDDVGHKFFLPVFKGEHSANGR